From one Paeniglutamicibacter psychrophenolicus genomic stretch:
- a CDS encoding NUDIX domain-containing protein: MQELFQVVPAAYVVFRRDAQVLLQLRQNTGFMDGHWACAAAGHVEAGESVLAAAVREAAEETGVLLDPADLVPLSTLHRTNGGDSPRAQRVDFFFATTVWRGEARIMEPEKCAAMEWFDLDHLPEPMPEHERYVLQNLAAGTLPAIASLGFTR, encoded by the coding sequence GTGCAAGAGCTGTTCCAAGTGGTGCCGGCCGCCTACGTGGTGTTCCGCCGCGACGCGCAGGTGCTGCTGCAATTGCGGCAGAACACCGGGTTCATGGACGGGCACTGGGCCTGTGCCGCGGCCGGGCACGTGGAAGCGGGCGAATCGGTGCTCGCCGCGGCGGTGCGCGAGGCCGCCGAGGAGACCGGGGTCCTGCTGGACCCGGCGGACCTCGTTCCGCTGTCGACCCTGCACCGCACCAATGGCGGCGATTCGCCGCGTGCCCAGCGCGTGGATTTCTTCTTCGCCACCACGGTGTGGCGGGGCGAGGCCCGCATCATGGAACCGGAAAAGTGCGCCGCCATGGAATGGTTCGACCTGGACCACCTGCCCGAGCCCATGCCGGAGCATGAACGCTACGTGCTGCAGAACCTTGCTGCCGGGACCCTTCCGGCCATCGCGTCCCTGGGCTTCACCCGGTAA
- a CDS encoding aminodeoxychorismate lyase: MTALVFLDPDFPAGRVADAATAQLSVLDQGVTRGDGIFESALYTDGIVRKIDAHLARLRVSASTCDLLVPHEEAWRAAIATAVAAFDAATPAEEAVVKLVATRGTEGTGHGTSWVMVSPAPELGRRQRQSGISVIFLDRGYDSRVAERAPWLLMGAKTLSYAVNMAALRHAKKLGADDVIFTSSDGIVLEGPTSTVLIAHRDGDTKRLITPTLETGILPGTTQGAIFSAAREAGWELGYGPLTPENLLDAEGVWLVSSVRLLTPVNSIDGTAIARDGQLHAELTAMVDAIQ; encoded by the coding sequence ATGACTGCTCTTGTGTTCCTCGATCCCGATTTTCCCGCCGGCCGCGTCGCCGATGCCGCCACCGCCCAGCTTTCGGTCCTTGACCAGGGAGTGACCCGCGGGGACGGGATCTTCGAATCCGCGCTGTACACCGACGGGATCGTGCGCAAGATCGACGCCCACCTGGCGCGGCTGCGCGTCTCTGCCTCGACCTGCGACCTGCTGGTTCCGCATGAGGAAGCGTGGCGCGCGGCTATCGCCACCGCCGTGGCGGCATTCGATGCCGCAACCCCGGCCGAGGAAGCGGTGGTGAAGCTCGTGGCCACCCGCGGCACCGAGGGCACCGGCCACGGCACCTCCTGGGTCATGGTCTCCCCCGCCCCCGAGCTGGGTCGCCGACAGCGCCAGAGCGGGATCTCGGTGATCTTCCTGGACCGCGGCTACGACTCCAGGGTGGCCGAGCGCGCCCCCTGGCTGTTGATGGGCGCCAAGACCCTGTCCTACGCGGTGAACATGGCGGCACTGCGCCACGCCAAGAAGTTGGGCGCCGATGACGTCATCTTCACCTCAAGCGACGGAATCGTGCTGGAGGGCCCCACCTCCACGGTGCTGATCGCGCACCGCGACGGGGACACCAAGCGGTTGATCACCCCGACCCTGGAAACCGGCATCCTGCCGGGAACCACCCAGGGCGCCATTTTCTCCGCCGCCCGAGAGGCCGGGTGGGAACTGGGCTACGGGCCACTGACCCCGGAAAACCTGCTGGATGCCGAGGGTGTGTGGCTGGTCTCCAGCGTCCGCCTGCTCACCCCGGTGAACTCCATCGACGGCACCGCCATCGCCCGCGACGGGCAGCTGCATGCCGAGCTCACGGCCATGGTCGACGCCATCCAATAA
- the cls gene encoding cardiolipin synthase yields the protein MNEGNDALTIGAALWSVAVGIELTIRITMVGIVPGNRRPTTAMAWLLAIFFIPVVGLLLYLLFANIKLSRRRIERQKNVNESILEATQHMIGGNRSPEAPDWVLSAVELNRTLGALPLQAGNAVEFITGYRESLDAMRLEIDKARRYVHVQFYIIGEDDVYVGPILEALEHAVARGVKVRVLFDHLGSLRVKGYFGLIRRMSAAGINWRRMLPLAPFQRRWRRPDLRNHRKIVVVDGQVAFTGSQNLIEPGYKRASAHKIGREWVELMAKVRGPLVTSLDVVFATDWSQESDEDLLHDLAAVEDAMREAPDAGEDIGQLVPSGPGFEAENNLRLFNTLIYSATERLSITSPYFVPDDSLLYAITTAAQRGVAVELFVCEKGDQALVQHAQQSYYEALLRAGVRIYRYKAPTVLHSKCMAVDDEVVVMGSSNMDMRSFSLNLEITLMLLGSDLVNELMKVQDGYRANSTELTLEQWSKRTPVSRWIDNVARLSATLQ from the coding sequence ATGAACGAGGGCAACGACGCGCTGACGATTGGCGCCGCCTTGTGGTCCGTGGCGGTGGGGATCGAGCTGACCATCCGCATCACCATGGTGGGCATCGTGCCCGGCAACCGCCGCCCCACCACCGCCATGGCCTGGCTGCTGGCGATCTTCTTCATCCCCGTGGTGGGCCTGCTGCTCTACCTGCTCTTTGCCAACATCAAGCTTTCGAGGCGCCGGATCGAACGGCAGAAAAACGTCAACGAATCGATCCTCGAAGCCACCCAGCACATGATCGGCGGAAACCGCTCGCCCGAGGCCCCGGACTGGGTGCTCTCGGCGGTCGAGCTGAACCGGACCCTGGGGGCGCTGCCGCTGCAGGCCGGGAACGCGGTGGAATTCATCACCGGGTACCGCGAATCCCTCGATGCGATGCGCCTGGAGATCGACAAGGCCCGACGCTACGTGCACGTGCAGTTCTACATCATCGGCGAGGACGATGTGTACGTCGGCCCGATTCTCGAGGCCCTGGAACACGCGGTCGCCCGCGGGGTCAAGGTGCGGGTGCTCTTCGACCACCTGGGCTCGCTGCGCGTGAAAGGCTACTTCGGGTTGATTCGGCGGATGAGTGCGGCCGGGATCAATTGGCGGCGGATGCTTCCGCTGGCACCCTTCCAGCGGCGATGGCGGCGCCCGGATCTGCGCAACCACCGCAAGATCGTGGTTGTGGACGGGCAGGTCGCCTTCACCGGTTCGCAGAACCTCATCGAGCCCGGATACAAGCGTGCATCCGCGCACAAGATCGGCCGCGAATGGGTCGAGCTGATGGCCAAGGTCCGCGGTCCGCTGGTGACCAGCCTGGACGTGGTCTTTGCCACCGACTGGTCGCAGGAATCCGACGAGGACCTGCTCCACGATCTGGCCGCGGTGGAGGATGCCATGCGCGAGGCACCCGACGCGGGTGAGGACATCGGCCAGCTGGTGCCCAGCGGGCCGGGCTTCGAGGCGGAGAACAACCTGCGGCTGTTCAACACGCTGATCTATTCGGCCACCGAACGGCTCTCGATCACCAGCCCCTACTTCGTCCCGGACGATTCGCTGCTCTATGCCATCACCACCGCCGCCCAGCGCGGGGTGGCGGTGGAATTGTTCGTCTGCGAGAAGGGCGACCAGGCCCTGGTGCAGCACGCCCAGCAGTCCTACTACGAGGCACTCCTGCGCGCCGGGGTGCGGATCTACCGGTACAAGGCGCCCACGGTGCTGCATTCAAAGTGCATGGCAGTGGACGACGAGGTGGTGGTCATGGGCTCCTCCAACATGGACATGCGCTCCTTCTCGCTGAACCTCGAGATCACCCTGATGCTCCTGGGCTCCGACCTGGTCAACGAGTTGATGAAGGTGCAGGACGGGTACCGGGCCAACTCCACCGAGCTGACCCTGGAGCAATGGTCCAAGCGCACCCCGGTGAGCCGCTGGATCGACAACGTCGCCCGGCTCTCGGCCACCTTGCAATAG
- a CDS encoding TetR/AcrR family transcriptional regulator has product MPPTKARALQAALELLGTGGIRALTHARVDAQAGLPRGSASNYFRTRSALLVGAVEELGAREAAEVAAALPPDSAQGLLEVLCAQFRAATTAGQGLTAARFALFVEGIGHPEVRDAVSRGRAGFERMIVPLLGRLGAAEPEVAAMALMSAYEGMLLYHLARGLGPDPEPVLELVLRAAVPAPASPPQ; this is encoded by the coding sequence ATGCCACCTACCAAGGCCCGTGCGCTGCAGGCCGCCCTCGAGCTGCTGGGCACCGGCGGGATCCGGGCTTTGACCCATGCCCGCGTCGATGCCCAAGCCGGGCTGCCCAGGGGCTCGGCCTCCAATTACTTCCGCACGCGCTCGGCCCTGCTGGTCGGCGCCGTGGAGGAACTCGGGGCCCGCGAGGCCGCCGAGGTGGCAGCGGCCCTGCCACCCGACAGCGCCCAGGGCCTGCTGGAGGTCCTCTGTGCGCAATTCCGCGCCGCCACCACGGCAGGACAAGGACTGACCGCGGCCCGCTTCGCCCTGTTCGTCGAGGGCATCGGGCACCCGGAGGTCCGCGACGCCGTCTCCCGCGGACGGGCCGGGTTCGAGCGGATGATCGTTCCGCTGCTGGGCCGGCTCGGGGCCGCGGAGCCGGAGGTCGCCGCCATGGCCTTGATGTCCGCCTACGAGGGGATGTTGCTCTACCACCTGGCCCGCGGACTTGGGCCGGACCCTGAACCGGTGCTCGAACTGGTCCTGCGCGCGGCCGTGCCCGCCCCCGCGTCGCCACCACAATGA
- a CDS encoding alpha/beta fold hydrolase, with the protein MDINTGSAPAASGIGHIYIDLPGVRLHIAEAGAGTPLLLLHGVPQDASVFNGMIPALAEGHRVIALDTRGFGQSSMPATGYALDTQVADLVGLLDALGVDKTRILAHDLGAVYAMMLCLAHPERVHSLVSLSIPHLFLRFNLAFLPLFKNAWFDPVLAIPGMARLLMGSGRQVLARYMFNHFVHDPGCLDPEQVEAYLARLREPGRAAALGALYRQCVMPTFIKLMRGGYLDQRLTVPTLLAVGEHDEAMSASLLEGYEPYADALELVRIPGAAHFVVDEQPGAVLAMAREFFARPGH; encoded by the coding sequence ATGGACATCAACACGGGGTCCGCACCGGCCGCTTCCGGGATCGGACACATATACATTGACCTGCCGGGCGTGCGCCTGCACATTGCCGAGGCCGGGGCCGGAACGCCCCTGCTGCTGCTGCACGGGGTTCCGCAGGACGCCAGCGTCTTCAACGGCATGATCCCGGCGCTCGCCGAGGGGCACCGGGTGATCGCCTTGGACACGCGCGGCTTCGGGCAAAGCTCGATGCCCGCAACCGGATACGCGCTGGATACCCAGGTGGCCGACCTCGTGGGGCTGCTTGATGCCCTGGGCGTGGACAAGACCCGGATCCTCGCCCACGACCTGGGCGCCGTGTACGCCATGATGCTGTGCCTGGCTCACCCCGAGCGGGTGCACTCGCTGGTATCGCTGTCCATCCCGCACCTGTTCCTGCGCTTCAACCTGGCGTTCCTGCCCCTGTTCAAAAACGCATGGTTTGATCCGGTGCTCGCGATTCCCGGCATGGCAAGACTGCTCATGGGCAGCGGACGCCAGGTGCTTGCCAGATACATGTTTAATCACTTTGTGCACGACCCCGGCTGCTTGGACCCGGAACAGGTGGAAGCTTATCTCGCTCGATTGCGCGAACCAGGACGAGCGGCCGCCCTGGGGGCACTGTACCGCCAATGCGTGATGCCGACCTTCATCAAGCTGATGCGCGGGGGATACCTGGATCAGCGATTGACGGTACCGACGCTGCTGGCGGTCGGCGAGCATGACGAAGCGATGTCGGCGAGCCTGCTGGAAGGCTACGAGCCGTACGCCGATGCCCTCGAGCTGGTGCGGATCCCCGGGGCAGCACACTTTGTCGTCGACGAGCAGCCCGGAGCGGTGTTGGCAATGGCCCGGGAGTTCTTCGCCCGGCCCGGCCACTGA
- a CDS encoding FAD-dependent monooxygenase: MRALVVGAGIGGLAAAGALAQNGWETTVLEQAPAPRTTGYMIDFFGPGFAAAESLGAIAHLQRHGEMYSRARYVDQTGRTRAKFAMESFLNAAHGKFFSILRPDIETGLREWVGDSVGIVQGARVVSVDPGRCPGTDGPGVPARAVVADGRDFEADLLIGADGIHSTVRGAMPAIPGTRVLRHLGLHVFGYVFYDPELAANLGREVVLSDSLVRQATLYALSDGRVTFFGVVECHDPDPAPDTREELFTKFRGLGSDVDRALDQRPAEIFEDVVAQAVVPAWSAGRCVLLGDAAFAVSLLAGQGASLAIAGAKVLADALGSGNDIPAALAGYEASWRPLVEQQQEAGRRNARFFVPSGRRALLLRRWSLHLMNLAPVNAVIARRVFGASVVGKGHPGP, from the coding sequence ATGCGGGCATTGGTCGTCGGCGCGGGAATCGGCGGGCTGGCCGCCGCCGGGGCACTGGCACAAAACGGCTGGGAGACCACGGTGCTGGAGCAGGCACCGGCACCGCGCACCACCGGCTACATGATCGATTTCTTCGGTCCCGGTTTTGCCGCGGCCGAGTCCCTGGGCGCCATCGCGCACCTGCAACGCCACGGAGAAATGTATTCACGGGCCCGCTACGTCGACCAGACCGGGCGAACCAGGGCGAAGTTCGCCATGGAATCATTCCTGAACGCCGCCCACGGGAAGTTCTTCTCCATCCTTCGCCCCGACATCGAAACGGGATTGCGCGAATGGGTCGGCGATTCGGTGGGCATCGTCCAGGGTGCGAGGGTCGTGTCCGTGGACCCGGGCCGGTGCCCGGGCACCGACGGGCCAGGGGTTCCCGCACGCGCCGTGGTGGCCGACGGCCGCGACTTCGAGGCGGACCTGCTCATCGGCGCCGACGGCATCCACTCCACGGTGCGCGGCGCCATGCCCGCCATTCCCGGGACCAGGGTGCTGCGGCATTTGGGATTGCACGTCTTCGGATACGTCTTTTATGATCCCGAGCTTGCCGCAAACCTCGGGCGCGAGGTGGTGCTGAGCGATTCGCTGGTCCGCCAGGCGACGCTGTATGCCCTCTCCGACGGGCGCGTGACCTTCTTTGGGGTGGTCGAGTGCCACGATCCGGATCCGGCCCCGGACACCCGGGAGGAGCTGTTCACGAAGTTCCGCGGCCTGGGGAGCGATGTCGACCGGGCGCTGGACCAACGTCCGGCGGAGATCTTCGAGGATGTCGTCGCCCAGGCGGTGGTCCCGGCCTGGAGCGCCGGGCGATGCGTGCTGCTGGGGGACGCTGCCTTCGCCGTCTCGCTGCTGGCCGGGCAGGGCGCCTCATTGGCCATTGCCGGGGCGAAGGTGCTCGCCGATGCGTTGGGATCCGGCAACGACATCCCCGCGGCCCTGGCCGGCTATGAGGCGAGCTGGCGTCCCCTGGTGGAGCAGCAGCAGGAAGCCGGACGGCGCAACGCCCGGTTCTTTGTGCCCTCCGGCCGCCGGGCGCTGTTGCTGCGCCGGTGGTCGCTGCACCTGATGAATCTGGCCCCGGTGAACGCCGTGATCGCCAGGCGCGTCTTTGGTGCCTCCGTGGTGGGCAAGGGCCATCCCGGGCCTTGA
- a CDS encoding MFS transporter, protein MNSIKEAAVVLRHRQFRSFWTGRVVSSLGSAAAPIAVAFAALEAGGGVEWLGFILALNIAPQVLLLLVGGVLGDRVRRDRVMVVANAVSGVVQVAIAILILTGVAELWMLAASVFLLGIASAFFQPASQGSIVQLVPAELRVAANAVLRLPLNIAKVLGPALGGLAVALVGPGWALAFNASTFLVSVFFLAAIRLPQPIKSKASAISAFRTGWKEFRARRWYVIMVAQSAATVLMWLVGFQLFGPVISHSSLGGAFAWGLISGGFAFGLVGGSLVAVAVRPQRVGVTVSLCLATQALPLVALGFVAPIWVIVGAAALAGVALDISIVSWSAFFQEQIPEGLQSRLSSISTFGQLLPVPIGYILFGALSRNHGTPGIMGLMSTVLVVAALLPLLLPSIRHLRLGQVVDGDSATIPGGASKVGTGGDSR, encoded by the coding sequence GTGAACAGCATCAAGGAAGCAGCGGTCGTCCTGCGCCACCGGCAGTTTCGAAGCTTCTGGACCGGGCGGGTGGTTTCATCACTCGGATCGGCTGCGGCCCCGATCGCTGTCGCATTTGCCGCCCTTGAGGCGGGCGGGGGAGTCGAATGGCTGGGGTTCATCCTCGCCCTCAACATCGCCCCGCAGGTCCTCCTGCTGCTCGTGGGCGGAGTGCTGGGCGACAGGGTCCGGCGTGACCGTGTCATGGTTGTCGCCAACGCCGTCTCCGGGGTCGTGCAGGTGGCCATTGCGATCTTGATCCTGACGGGTGTGGCCGAACTGTGGATGCTGGCGGCTTCCGTCTTTTTGCTGGGCATTGCCTCGGCCTTCTTCCAGCCGGCCTCCCAGGGTTCCATCGTCCAGTTGGTTCCGGCGGAGCTTCGGGTGGCAGCGAACGCGGTGCTCCGCCTGCCGCTGAACATCGCCAAGGTGCTGGGCCCGGCACTTGGCGGACTGGCGGTGGCCCTGGTGGGCCCGGGCTGGGCGCTGGCGTTCAATGCCTCGACGTTCCTCGTGTCGGTGTTCTTTCTCGCGGCCATCCGCCTGCCGCAACCGATCAAGAGCAAGGCCTCTGCCATCTCTGCCTTCCGGACCGGTTGGAAGGAATTCAGGGCCCGGCGTTGGTACGTCATCATGGTGGCGCAGTCCGCCGCCACGGTGCTGATGTGGCTTGTGGGCTTCCAGCTCTTCGGACCCGTCATTTCCCACTCGTCGCTGGGCGGTGCCTTCGCCTGGGGCCTGATCAGCGGGGGATTCGCCTTCGGGCTGGTCGGAGGCTCGCTGGTCGCCGTCGCGGTCCGGCCGCAACGGGTGGGCGTCACCGTGTCTCTCTGCCTGGCGACCCAGGCGTTGCCGCTGGTTGCGCTGGGGTTCGTGGCACCGATCTGGGTGATCGTCGGTGCCGCCGCTCTGGCCGGCGTTGCCCTGGATATCTCGATCGTGTCTTGGTCCGCGTTTTTCCAGGAACAAATACCCGAAGGCTTGCAGTCCCGCTTGTCCTCGATCAGCACCTTCGGCCAGCTGCTGCCCGTTCCGATCGGGTACATCCTGTTCGGTGCGCTGAGCCGGAACCACGGCACCCCGGGCATCATGGGCCTGATGTCGACGGTCCTCGTTGTCGCGGCGTTGCTGCCGCTGCTTCTTCCCTCCATTCGCCATCTGAGGCTCGGACAAGTCGTCGACGGGGACAGTGCCACGATTCCGGGTGGGGCATCCAAAGTGGGCACGGGTGGCGATTCCCGCTGA
- a CDS encoding class IV adenylate cyclase, which produces MPTNIEIKARVDDLQALFLRVAALADSGPTRVDQDDTFFSCPNGRLKLRVLTDGSGVLIFYRRDDALGPKPSFYVHSKTSDPDGLRAVLATSFGEVGRVRKQRVVFHAAQAKIHLDTVDGLGEFLELEIAVDGILTPEAAQAEAHRLLRALGIEDNALVKGAYLDLLETERVQRGR; this is translated from the coding sequence ATGCCCACGAACATCGAAATCAAGGCACGTGTGGACGACCTGCAAGCGTTGTTTCTGCGGGTGGCCGCCTTGGCGGACTCCGGCCCGACACGCGTTGATCAGGACGACACCTTCTTCTCATGCCCGAACGGCAGGCTCAAGCTTCGAGTTCTCACGGACGGCAGCGGTGTGCTGATCTTCTATCGCCGGGATGACGCGCTCGGTCCAAAACCCTCGTTTTATGTCCACTCCAAAACCTCGGACCCGGACGGGCTGCGAGCCGTCCTGGCCACCTCTTTCGGAGAAGTCGGGCGAGTCCGCAAGCAACGGGTTGTCTTCCATGCCGCCCAGGCCAAGATCCACCTTGACACCGTCGACGGCTTGGGAGAATTCCTGGAACTTGAAATCGCCGTGGACGGCATCCTCACTCCCGAGGCCGCGCAAGCCGAGGCCCACCGACTGCTCCGCGCACTCGGAATTGAGGACAACGCGCTGGTGAAGGGCGCATATCTGGATCTCCTCGAAACCGAGCGCGTCCAACGGGGCCGGTAG